A window of the Xiashengella succiniciproducens genome harbors these coding sequences:
- the secDF gene encoding protein translocase subunit SecDF, producing MQNKGAIRLFAILLALVCLYQLTFTYFTRKVESDATKHALAVAGPAATPEDILRYEHQYLDSILHEPVYNFFGLRKYSYLDCKEREINFGLDLKGGMNLTLEVKVADVLRALSNYSQDENFIKALALAEEKEKNSTKDFVTLFGEAFTEVAPNGSLAAIFNSAELRDKGLTYSSNNDEVLKVIRSEANSAIDNAFNIIRTRIDRFGVVQPNIQRLQKDGQVLVELPGVTEPERVRNLLKGSASLEFWETYDNQEIFEYLIQADNVIARIEYNKAVQTGTIKDTTVAEEEAVADQTVEEELALLSELESDSTDIAAEEGVTSLFSLLRPTGMATGPVVGIASGRNRDKIDEWLASDQVKSVLPRDLKLMWGVKAIPANELAQYYGVENTRESYYHLIAIRATGHDGRPPLEGDAITTAKERVSQRGSYEIEMSMNAEGAKTWARLTKANIGKSIAIVLDGFVYSYPTVQTEIRGGQSSITGNFTPEEAKDLATILNSGKMPAPARIIEDNVVGPSLGKEAVQSGLVSFIWAFVGVLLYMIFYYGFKAGAIVDVALMGNVFLLMGVLASFNAVLTMPGIAGIVLTLGMAVDANVLIYERIREELRSGKALKASIHDGYKNAFSAILDSNLTTFLTGLILFIFGTGPIKGFATTLMIGIATSFFSAVYITRLIYEWLMKKESFNVEFATGLTRNLFTKVNINFIQNRKIYFALSAIVLLVCVGSLATRGLKQGIDFTGGRTYVVRFEQEVDASKIYESMADAFAGANVEVKTYGSANQIRIATNYMVLDTEESGDKAVEEALYAGIKPFLPEGTASDEFSDKYLMSSQKIGPTVATDMRSKAGWAVALSMLGMFLYIMFRFRNWELSLGAVVGLIHDTLLIFGVFSLFYSVMPFAMEMDQSFIAAILTVIGYSINDNVVVYDRIREYRELYPKRKISEVFNTAMNSTIGRTVNTTLSTMVVLIVIFIFGSETIRGFVFAMTIGVVVGVYSTLCIASPISYLLLRRKAGGDVEISKVSTKLVG from the coding sequence ATGCAAAACAAAGGAGCGATCAGGCTATTTGCCATTTTGCTGGCATTAGTGTGTTTATACCAGTTAACATTTACTTATTTCACTCGCAAGGTTGAAAGTGATGCGACCAAGCATGCGCTTGCAGTTGCAGGTCCGGCAGCTACGCCTGAGGATATTCTCAGATATGAACATCAATATCTGGATTCAATTCTTCATGAGCCGGTTTACAACTTCTTTGGGTTGAGGAAATATTCATACCTTGATTGTAAGGAGCGTGAGATCAACTTTGGTCTTGACCTTAAGGGTGGTATGAACCTAACACTTGAGGTTAAGGTAGCTGACGTGCTTCGTGCGCTATCCAACTACAGTCAGGATGAGAACTTTATAAAGGCTCTTGCCTTGGCAGAAGAAAAAGAGAAGAATTCTACAAAGGATTTTGTTACTCTCTTTGGAGAAGCATTTACCGAAGTTGCTCCAAATGGAAGTCTTGCTGCAATCTTTAATTCAGCTGAACTTAGGGATAAAGGTTTGACTTATAGCTCAAACAATGATGAAGTACTGAAAGTAATTCGTTCTGAAGCTAATAGTGCAATTGATAATGCCTTCAATATCATCCGTACACGTATTGACCGTTTCGGTGTAGTTCAGCCTAATATCCAAAGACTTCAAAAAGATGGTCAGGTGTTGGTAGAACTTCCGGGGGTTACTGAGCCAGAACGTGTACGTAACCTTCTGAAAGGTTCTGCAAGTCTTGAGTTCTGGGAAACATATGATAATCAGGAAATATTTGAGTATCTGATTCAAGCTGATAATGTAATTGCCCGTATCGAATACAACAAGGCTGTACAAACAGGTACCATTAAAGATACAACTGTTGCTGAAGAAGAGGCAGTTGCAGATCAGACAGTTGAAGAAGAGTTAGCTTTGCTTAGTGAACTGGAAAGTGACAGCACTGATATTGCTGCTGAAGAGGGAGTTACATCTTTGTTCTCACTTCTGAGACCCACTGGCATGGCTACTGGTCCGGTTGTTGGTATTGCATCTGGTCGCAATAGGGATAAGATTGATGAATGGCTTGCCAGTGATCAGGTTAAGTCTGTACTTCCACGAGACCTTAAGCTGATGTGGGGAGTAAAAGCTATTCCGGCAAACGAACTGGCCCAATATTATGGTGTGGAAAATACCCGAGAAAGTTACTATCACCTTATAGCTATCAGAGCCACTGGTCATGACGGTCGTCCTCCACTCGAAGGAGATGCTATTACCACTGCAAAGGAAAGGGTAAGCCAGAGAGGTAGCTACGAAATTGAAATGTCGATGAATGCTGAAGGTGCCAAGACATGGGCAAGGCTTACCAAGGCAAATATCGGCAAGTCAATTGCAATCGTTCTTGATGGTTTTGTATACAGCTACCCGACAGTGCAGACTGAGATTCGTGGTGGTCAAAGTTCTATAACAGGTAACTTTACTCCTGAAGAAGCAAAGGACCTTGCGACAATCCTTAACTCAGGTAAGATGCCTGCACCTGCAAGGATTATCGAGGACAATGTGGTTGGTCCCTCTCTTGGTAAGGAAGCCGTTCAATCAGGCTTGGTTTCATTTATCTGGGCTTTTGTAGGTGTACTGCTTTATATGATATTTTACTACGGTTTCAAGGCCGGAGCTATCGTTGACGTAGCCCTAATGGGTAACGTATTCCTGCTGATGGGGGTACTTGCCTCGTTCAATGCAGTGCTTACCATGCCGGGTATCGCTGGTATCGTGCTGACCCTGGGTATGGCTGTCGACGCGAATGTATTGATTTATGAACGGATACGGGAGGAACTAAGGAGTGGTAAGGCTCTGAAAGCCTCAATTCATGATGGTTATAAGAATGCTTTCTCAGCGATCTTAGACTCCAACCTTACAACCTTTCTTACTGGTTTGATACTGTTTATTTTCGGTACAGGACCTATCAAAGGTTTTGCTACAACTTTGATGATTGGTATTGCAACATCATTCTTTTCTGCTGTATATATCACCCGTTTAATCTATGAATGGTTGATGAAGAAGGAAAGCTTTAATGTTGAATTTGCTACCGGACTGACAAGGAACCTATTTACTAAGGTTAATATCAACTTCATACAAAACAGGAAGATCTATTTTGCATTGTCAGCTATTGTTCTTCTTGTGTGTGTTGGTTCACTTGCAACACGTGGATTAAAGCAAGGTATAGACTTTACTGGAGGTCGTACTTATGTTGTCCGTTTTGAACAGGAAGTTGATGCTTCTAAGATTTATGAGAGCATGGCAGATGCATTTGCTGGTGCCAATGTAGAAGTAAAGACATACGGAAGTGCTAATCAGATCAGAATTGCAACCAACTACATGGTTCTTGATACTGAGGAGAGTGGAGACAAAGCTGTTGAGGAAGCTTTGTATGCGGGTATTAAACCCTTCCTGCCTGAGGGTACAGCAAGTGATGAGTTCTCTGACAAGTATCTGATGAGCTCACAAAAGATTGGTCCCACTGTTGCTACTGATATGCGTTCTAAGGCTGGTTGGGCTGTGGCTCTGTCTATGCTTGGAATGTTCCTCTATATAATGTTCCGTTTCCGCAACTGGGAGTTGAGTCTTGGTGCTGTCGTAGGTTTGATTCACGATACATTGTTAATATTTGGTGTGTTCTCATTGTTTTACTCAGTGATGCCATTTGCAATGGAGATGGATCAATCATTTATAGCAGCAATCCTTACAGTAATCGGTTACTCTATCAACGATAACGTTGTAGTTTATGACCGTATCCGTGAATACCGTGAGCTATATCCAAAGAGGAAGATATCCGAGGTGTTTAATACAGCTATGAACTCGACCATCGGACGTACAGTCAACACTACACTGTCCACAATGGTTGTGCTTATTGTAATCTTCATCTTTGGTAGTGAAACAATTCGCGGATTCGTATTTGCAATGACCATCGGTGTTGTAGTCGGTGTTTATTCAACTCTTTGTATCGCATCACCAATATCATACCTGCTACTTCGCAGAAAAGCCGGTGGTGATGTTGAAATAAGCAAGGTATCTACCAAGCTGGTAGGTTAA
- a CDS encoding ABC transporter ATP-binding protein, with protein sequence MVEGVKINKSFGDLRVLKDIDVTIGEGEIVSILGASGAGKTTLLQILGSLDRPDSGEILIKGNPIHKMSESALARFRNKNIGFVFQFHQLLPEFTALENCMLPALIGGVNKVDAIKKAKELLGFLSLSDRLEHKPSELSGGEKQRVAVARALINNPLVIFADEPSGNLDSKNQEELMSLFISLRDRFHQTFVIVTHDQHLASRSDRTIMMRDGSIIS encoded by the coding sequence ATGGTAGAAGGAGTCAAGATAAATAAATCCTTTGGGGATTTGAGGGTGCTTAAGGATATAGATGTTACTATCGGCGAGGGAGAGATAGTCAGCATCCTTGGTGCATCAGGAGCTGGCAAGACTACGCTTTTGCAGATACTTGGTTCCCTGGACAGACCTGATAGCGGAGAAATCCTGATTAAAGGCAATCCGATTCACAAAATGTCGGAGAGTGCCCTGGCTCGTTTCAGAAATAAGAACATTGGATTTGTTTTTCAGTTCCATCAGTTGCTCCCTGAATTTACTGCTTTGGAAAACTGCATGCTTCCAGCGCTTATAGGTGGTGTCAACAAGGTAGATGCCATAAAGAAGGCTAAAGAATTGCTTGGTTTTCTGAGCCTGAGTGACAGACTTGAGCATAAGCCTTCCGAATTGAGTGGGGGAGAAAAGCAAAGGGTAGCTGTCGCACGTGCTCTGATTAATAATCCACTTGTGATATTTGCTGATGAGCCATCTGGCAATCTTGATTCAAAGAATCAGGAAGAACTTATGTCTTTGTTTATTTCATTGAGAGACAGATTTCACCAGACTTTTGTAATAGTCACCCACGATCAGCATCTTGCATCCAGGTCTGACAGGACCATTATGATGCGAGATGGGAGTATAATTTCGTAA
- a CDS encoding IS4 family transposase, whose amino-acid sequence MNKSTYFFGQSVFGQLISMVDTRIIARNSKRYKADHYVKRFTAKDHLISMLFCVFAKCSSLREVAGAMLGLSGKTRHFQLGHIPYRSTLSDANKRRSVDFFSGVYHDLLREYQHVISDTRFKDVLNKQVEIFDSTVISLFQDILKCVGRTPSNGKRKGGIKVHTVINVDEPVPKMIWFSSAATNDHLLLRKLEPDDNTIYVFDKGYNDYKAFKLFCEKGAGFVTRIKENAVYKVEQELYIDECIHSGVLEDTIIEVTVKEDDGGSKLKLRKVVFYDRVLKRKFEFLTNLFEMRPDMIAALYKTRWQIELLFKQLKSNFPLKYFLGDNENAIKIQVYCALIVNLLLTVIQKRLKRPWAFSNLVSFCRIHLFNYLHLIKFLENPERDWQRDDQDLEMLTLFRGAYF is encoded by the coding sequence ATGAACAAAAGTACTTATTTTTTTGGACAATCGGTATTCGGACAGCTCATATCTATGGTAGATACAAGGATTATCGCCCGAAACAGCAAACGGTACAAGGCCGATCATTACGTGAAACGTTTCACGGCTAAGGATCACCTTATAAGCATGTTGTTTTGCGTCTTCGCCAAATGCTCCTCCCTGCGCGAGGTGGCGGGTGCAATGCTCGGTCTTTCAGGCAAGACCAGGCATTTCCAGCTCGGCCACATACCCTACCGGAGCACCTTGTCGGACGCCAACAAGCGCAGGAGCGTTGATTTCTTCTCGGGCGTGTACCACGACCTGCTTCGCGAGTACCAACACGTGATCTCGGACACCCGCTTTAAAGATGTGTTGAACAAGCAGGTCGAGATCTTCGACAGCACGGTTATCAGTTTGTTCCAGGACATCTTGAAGTGCGTCGGCAGAACACCCTCGAACGGTAAACGCAAAGGGGGGATCAAGGTGCACACCGTTATCAATGTCGACGAGCCCGTTCCCAAGATGATATGGTTCTCATCCGCTGCCACGAACGATCACCTGCTGTTGAGGAAACTGGAACCGGATGACAACACTATTTACGTCTTCGACAAGGGATACAACGATTATAAAGCCTTCAAGCTGTTTTGTGAAAAGGGAGCCGGATTCGTTACCCGCATCAAGGAGAACGCCGTTTACAAGGTGGAGCAAGAACTTTACATCGATGAATGCATCCACAGCGGCGTGCTGGAAGACACTATCATCGAGGTGACCGTGAAGGAAGATGATGGCGGGAGCAAGCTGAAGTTGCGCAAGGTGGTGTTCTACGACAGGGTGTTGAAAAGGAAGTTCGAGTTCCTCACCAACCTGTTCGAGATGCGGCCCGACATGATAGCGGCCTTGTATAAAACAAGATGGCAAATAGAGCTGTTATTCAAGCAGTTAAAATCAAACTTCCCCCTGAAGTACTTCCTCGGGGATAACGAGAACGCGATAAAAATACAGGTATATTGCGCTTTGATCGTGAACCTCTTGCTCACGGTTATACAGAAGCGGTTGAAACGGCCTTGGGCATTCTCCAACCTGGTGTCATTTTGCAGGATACACCTGTTTAATTACCTGCACTTGATAAAATTTTTAGAAAACCCGGAACGAGATTGGCAACGAGATGACCAGGATTTAGAGATGCTTACCCTTTTCAGGGGGGCTTACTTTTGA
- a CDS encoding sigma-54-dependent transcriptional regulator, with translation MAEKVGKILAVDDNADILFALKMLLKPHVELIQTETDPERIPQHLSEEDFDVILLDMNFNKDAISGKEGFHWLERILEIDPGAVVLFITAYGDVEKSVKAIKAGATDFIIKPWQNEKLLATIWSAMRLKQSKKELSHLRERQKEINTIMDQPFADFIGVSPGMQKVFRTIQKVAPTDANVLILGENGTGKELVARALHRASTRNDETFISVDLGAISETLFESELFGHVKGAFTDAKADRPGRFELASGGTIFLDEIGNLSLPLQSKLLTVLERREVTRVGANKPIPINIRLISATNMGIKQMAAEGTFRQDLLYRINTVEIELPALRDRPEDIPVLAEHFIRIYSKKYNRQINKPSPSVIRKLTQYPWPGNVREFQHVIERTIIMSEGPSLSEDDFHLSSHAKVSEGLELDTYNLDDVEKKVIEKVLKQHKGNVSKAASELGLTRTSLYRRLEKYGL, from the coding sequence ATGGCGGAAAAAGTTGGAAAAATCCTGGCAGTCGATGATAATGCCGACATATTATTTGCTCTTAAGATGCTGCTGAAGCCTCACGTTGAGCTAATACAGACCGAGACAGATCCGGAGCGTATCCCACAGCACCTATCCGAAGAGGACTTTGATGTGATACTTCTTGATATGAACTTCAACAAGGATGCGATTAGCGGAAAGGAAGGATTTCACTGGCTGGAAAGAATACTCGAGATTGACCCGGGAGCAGTAGTGCTTTTCATCACTGCATATGGAGACGTTGAGAAATCCGTCAAAGCCATAAAAGCAGGTGCAACCGACTTCATTATAAAACCATGGCAGAATGAAAAGCTGCTTGCTACAATCTGGTCTGCCATGCGCCTTAAGCAGTCAAAAAAGGAACTGAGTCACCTTCGTGAGCGCCAGAAAGAAATAAATACAATAATGGATCAGCCTTTTGCTGACTTTATTGGAGTAAGCCCAGGCATGCAAAAGGTATTCAGGACCATCCAGAAAGTGGCCCCAACAGATGCAAATGTGCTGATTCTTGGGGAAAACGGCACCGGTAAGGAACTGGTTGCCCGTGCCCTTCACAGAGCATCCACAAGAAATGATGAGACCTTTATAAGTGTGGATTTGGGAGCAATTAGTGAAACTCTGTTTGAGAGTGAGCTATTCGGACATGTCAAAGGTGCCTTTACTGATGCAAAGGCTGACAGACCGGGACGCTTTGAACTTGCTTCAGGTGGTACTATTTTCCTCGATGAGATAGGTAACCTGTCTTTACCTCTACAGTCCAAACTACTTACTGTTCTTGAACGTCGTGAGGTAACACGCGTTGGTGCCAACAAACCAATTCCAATAAACATTCGCCTTATCAGTGCGACAAATATGGGAATCAAGCAAATGGCTGCAGAAGGAACCTTCCGTCAGGACTTACTGTACAGGATAAATACTGTGGAAATAGAACTGCCTGCACTGCGTGACCGCCCTGAGGATATCCCAGTCCTTGCTGAACATTTCATAAGAATCTATTCTAAAAAGTATAACCGCCAAATCAACAAACCCAGTCCTTCTGTTATACGCAAGCTTACCCAATATCCTTGGCCCGGTAATGTAAGGGAGTTCCAGCACGTAATTGAACGTACTATCATAATGAGCGAAGGACCAAGTCTATCAGAAGATGACTTCCACCTGAGCTCCCATGCTAAAGTGAGTGAAGGCTTGGAACTTGACACATACAATCTTGATGATGTTGAAAAGAAGGTGATAGAAAAAGTGCTGAAACAACACAAGGGTAACGTTTCCAAAGCAGCCTCAGAACTGGGGCTGACCAGAACCTCCCTTTACAGAAGACTTGAAAAGTATGGGCTTTAG
- a CDS encoding ABC transporter permease, with protein sequence MRIYNFIRAFVKNALINRTYSILTLSALSLGIAISLLVLMYVYFEISFDRQWSGSERIYRAYSYGEFGDDKVNSAITPFVFNTILDGREGLESYTRILPGSRRLIIGDGIRSMESGFCYADSSFFKVFDLKFVAGDMNAFSAPDAVVITESCAERLFGDRDPIGERLKNDIGVEFVVAGIVEDLAETTHLRFDFIGNLSNLVSFLRGRRDLPQSAILDNWLHLNSYTYVKLSPDYGEELLGDIIADAQAKLDSSIAASGIADREALGRVSLHVGFQPVHEIHLFSELEDEIKPRVNPIYIKSFAAILLFVLLMTAVNFINLTMARASNRYKEVAVRKYFGAGKRYIVNQFMTEALIYSFIALFVALVLVEQLLPLFNSIFGVKMSSAGFIRQSDTIWILVLTMILGISAGVYPAVFFSGLKPEVAIHGSMKMKRWGVVLRGLLVSLQVSLTLCLMVLSFGMQKQVDFLRSSYHGFEDQNAVILEAVSTDSSKLIQVADSLRMLDKIAAVGAVRNLPGADPGLISFRVAGDSSRVLLLSDNYIGLSYFEALGTTLLSGRYPDERASNEVVINEAAARFLGYMKGDSLRLELLGGMDSGEAPTYDVVGVVHDISHIGLKSVDRPMIFIRDEGMTEANQLVLRFNEPYGQKAIDSVIELWERVVADVPVNIVTLKSIKEDFYRDDVRFAQMVTMFAIIALLLTVFSLISMASFEVQFFRKNLFIRKVMAAPFNLLLVYGLRSFALYLSIGIVLAIPVSDFLLHLWLDSYLKSIQVSFWNIALPAMFMLALSALAGYVTGNRELKRELYS encoded by the coding sequence ATGCGCATATACAACTTTATACGTGCCTTTGTAAAGAATGCACTAATCAACAGGACCTACTCAATTCTGACTCTTAGTGCTCTATCACTTGGAATTGCTATAAGTCTCCTGGTATTGATGTATGTGTATTTTGAGATTAGTTTTGACAGACAATGGTCTGGCTCTGAAAGAATTTACCGCGCCTACTCCTATGGTGAATTTGGTGATGACAAAGTCAATAGTGCCATCACTCCGTTTGTATTTAATACAATCCTTGATGGAAGGGAAGGTTTAGAAAGTTACACCAGGATACTCCCTGGTTCCAGAAGGCTTATTATAGGTGATGGTATCAGGTCTATGGAATCAGGTTTTTGTTATGCTGATTCCAGCTTCTTCAAAGTCTTTGATCTGAAGTTTGTTGCTGGCGATATGAATGCCTTTTCAGCCCCTGATGCAGTAGTAATAACTGAGTCTTGTGCGGAGAGATTGTTTGGCGATCGTGATCCAATTGGTGAGAGGCTAAAGAATGATATTGGTGTTGAGTTTGTTGTAGCAGGAATAGTTGAGGATCTTGCTGAGACAACTCATCTGAGATTCGATTTTATAGGTAATCTTTCAAATCTTGTAAGCTTCCTTCGTGGTCGCAGGGATTTGCCTCAATCTGCAATTCTGGATAACTGGCTTCATTTAAATTCTTACACTTATGTGAAATTATCACCTGACTATGGTGAAGAGCTATTAGGAGATATTATTGCGGATGCTCAGGCTAAGTTAGACTCTAGTATAGCTGCGTCGGGTATAGCAGATAGGGAAGCCTTGGGGAGGGTGAGCCTGCATGTTGGATTTCAACCAGTTCATGAGATTCACCTGTTTTCAGAATTGGAGGATGAAATAAAGCCCAGGGTTAATCCTATATACATAAAGAGCTTTGCCGCTATCCTACTCTTTGTCCTTTTGATGACGGCTGTCAATTTTATCAACCTTACGATGGCAAGAGCCTCGAATCGTTATAAGGAGGTGGCTGTAAGGAAGTATTTCGGAGCAGGCAAGAGGTACATTGTCAATCAGTTTATGACAGAGGCTTTGATTTATTCCTTCATTGCGCTGTTTGTTGCCCTGGTACTTGTTGAGCAGTTGCTTCCACTCTTCAATTCGATATTTGGAGTAAAAATGAGTTCTGCCGGTTTCATCAGACAGAGTGACACAATATGGATTCTTGTGCTAACCATGATACTTGGTATTTCAGCCGGGGTATATCCTGCAGTGTTTTTCAGCGGACTAAAGCCCGAAGTTGCAATACATGGTTCAATGAAGATGAAGCGTTGGGGAGTGGTGCTTCGTGGATTATTGGTTTCCCTTCAGGTTTCCCTTACTTTGTGCCTGATGGTGTTGAGCTTTGGAATGCAGAAGCAGGTGGATTTTCTAAGGTCATCATATCATGGTTTTGAAGACCAGAATGCAGTGATTCTGGAAGCAGTAAGTACTGATTCCAGCAAGTTGATTCAGGTTGCTGACAGCCTCAGAATGCTGGATAAGATTGCTGCAGTAGGTGCAGTCAGAAACCTACCCGGGGCTGATCCCGGGTTGATTTCCTTCAGGGTAGCAGGAGACAGCAGCAGGGTTCTATTGCTTTCAGATAATTACATAGGACTATCATACTTTGAAGCGTTGGGTACAACTCTGCTTTCCGGTCGTTATCCTGACGAGAGGGCTTCAAATGAGGTAGTAATTAATGAGGCGGCTGCCCGTTTTCTGGGTTACATGAAGGGCGACAGTCTTAGGCTGGAATTGCTTGGAGGCATGGATTCAGGAGAAGCTCCGACCTATGATGTGGTTGGAGTAGTACATGACATCTCTCACATTGGATTAAAGTCTGTCGACAGGCCAATGATCTTTATCAGGGATGAGGGTATGACTGAAGCTAATCAGCTTGTGCTCAGATTTAATGAGCCTTATGGGCAGAAGGCCATAGACTCTGTTATCGAATTGTGGGAAAGGGTAGTTGCAGATGTCCCTGTCAATATTGTTACACTTAAAAGCATCAAAGAGGATTTCTACAGGGACGATGTGAGGTTTGCCCAGATGGTGACGATGTTTGCGATAATCGCTCTGCTACTTACAGTTTTCAGTCTGATAAGTATGGCCTCTTTTGAGGTACAGTTTTTTAGGAAAAATTTATTTATCAGGAAGGTGATGGCTGCTCCTTTCAACTTGCTGCTTGTATATGGATTGCGCAGTTTTGCACTATATCTTAGCATAGGAATTGTGCTAGCAATTCCTGTGTCTGATTTTCTATTGCATCTATGGCTTGACTCTTATTTGAAATCAATTCAGGTAAGTTTCTGGAACATTGCCTTACCGGCGATGTTCATGCTTGCATTATCTGCATTGGCCGGTTATGTAACAGGAAACAGGGAGCTTAAACGGGAATTATATTCTTAG
- a CDS encoding Sec-independent protein translocase subunit TatA/TatB has product MPVFLFGLSMGELFIVILVALLLFGSKRIPELARGLGKGIREFRKAAEDIKNEIEGAAGNDDNSGKS; this is encoded by the coding sequence ATGCCAGTATTTCTCTTTGGACTGTCGATGGGTGAGCTTTTTATAGTGATTCTTGTGGCCCTTCTGTTGTTTGGCTCCAAGAGGATTCCTGAGCTCGCAAGGGGACTAGGAAAAGGTATACGGGAGTTTCGCAAGGCAGCTGAAGATATTAAGAATGAAATTGAAGGAGCTGCCGGAAATGATGATAACTCCGGAAAATCATAG
- a CDS encoding ABC transporter ATP-binding protein: MIHTRNLVKSYRNKLVETPALINVNIDIGDGEFVAIAGPSGSGKSALFNIMGLMDRPDSGEVYFNDIELGSLSEKDRLNLRRGKIGYVFREFNLIDEMTVRENIELPLLYLNLSRKQRSLMVEEALLQFKLGHIRNYYPQQLTGLEQQTTSLARASVFKPLLVLADEPTGDLNSTDGSVIMDLFSEICERGITVVIFTNSVQDAQKAQRIIQLHDGHVVTESAQMISNRPV, translated from the coding sequence ATGATTCATACAAGGAATTTAGTTAAAAGTTACCGCAATAAGTTGGTAGAGACCCCGGCCTTAATCAATGTAAACATTGATATAGGGGATGGTGAATTTGTTGCTATTGCAGGCCCCTCCGGCAGTGGGAAATCTGCATTGTTTAATATTATGGGATTGATGGACCGACCAGATTCAGGAGAGGTGTATTTTAATGACATCGAACTTGGTTCGCTTAGTGAAAAGGATCGTCTGAATCTGAGAAGGGGAAAGATTGGTTATGTGTTCAGGGAATTCAATCTTATCGATGAGATGACAGTCAGAGAGAATATTGAGTTGCCACTGCTATATCTCAACCTGTCCAGAAAACAGAGATCATTAATGGTCGAAGAGGCCTTGCTTCAGTTCAAGCTTGGCCATATCCGCAATTACTATCCTCAACAGCTGACCGGTTTGGAGCAGCAAACCACTTCCCTTGCAAGAGCTTCAGTGTTTAAGCCTTTATTGGTTTTGGCTGATGAACCTACGGGAGATCTGAATTCCACTGACGGAAGTGTTATTATGGATCTGTTTTCTGAGATATGCGAGAGGGGAATTACAGTCGTAATCTTTACAAACTCCGTCCAGGATGCCCAGAAAGCCCAGCGAATAATACAATTGCACGACGGTCACGTTGTAACCGAAAGTGCACAGATGATTTCCAACCGACCGGTTTAA